One segment of Palaemon carinicauda isolate YSFRI2023 chromosome 35, ASM3689809v2, whole genome shotgun sequence DNA contains the following:
- the LOC137627334 gene encoding uncharacterized protein has product MSSSATSRVCEDIIKFDQINDLTFFQVFSFMATNNFSDYLYFKGLLGDFSGVCSKCNIGEVTKKYDGKSRNGENTYFWRCNYHKCRKKIGLKRGSFFERSQLSCQDVFILVCSFVYKFPQYTIRQTYKKFASHTLVDWYNFCRDVCSDILLIDNKKIGGPGHVVEIDESKFGKQKYGRGDPVDGVWVFGGIDRQTRETFFQVVEHRSAVTLIPILVEFVHPETTIISDCWKAYKDIKNQFFQHLTVNHSLHFVNPDDRSGTF; this is encoded by the coding sequence ATGTCGTCCAGTGCTACATCTCGTGTTTGTGAAGATATAATTAAGTTTGACCAAATTAACGACCttactttttttcaagtgtttagtTTCATGGCCACTAACAATTTTAGTGATTACTTGTATTTCAAAGGCCTGTTAGGTGATTTTTCCGGTGTGTGTTCTAAGTGCAATATCGGCGAAGTCACTAAGAAGTACGACGGCAAATCAAGAAACGGTGAAAACACGTACTTTTGGCGGTGTAATTATCACAAGTGCCGGAAAAAGATTGGTTTGAAACGTGGCAGTTTTTTTGAAAGATCCCAGTTGTCGTGCCAGGATGTTTTTATCCTCGTCTGCAGTTTCGTTTATAAATTTCCCCAATACACCATTCGCCAGACGTATAAAAAGTTTGCCTCTCATACTCTCGTGGATTGGTACAACTTTTGCCGGGACGTGTGTTCCGATATTCTTTTGATAGACAATAAGAAGATTGGCGGTCCTGGTCACGTGGTGGAGATAGATGAGAGCAAGTTTGGCAAACAGAAGTACGGCCGGGGTGATCCGGTCGACGGTGTTTGGGTGTTTGGAGGGATTGATCGGCAAACACGTGAGACGTTTTTCCAGGTTGTCGAGCATCGTTCGGCTGTGACGTTGATTCCTATATTAGTAGAATTCGTCCATCCCGAAACTACTATTATTTCGGATTGTTGGAAGGcttataaggatataaagaatcaaTTTTTTCAGCATCTCACAGTTAATCATAGCCTTCACTTTGTGAACCCGGACGATCGCAGTGGCACGTTTTGA